From Saccharothrix espanaensis DSM 44229, the proteins below share one genomic window:
- a CDS encoding dipeptide ABC transporter ATP-binding protein: MLDVRELTVHDGRARPLVRGVSFSVEPGETVGLVGESGSGKSLTARALVSLLPPGLAAGGSARLDGRELVGAKDLRGVRGHAVSLLMQDPFTMLNPLTTIGTHIQESLPNRGGHGGRGGHGGRAEVLRRLAEVGITDPAVAGRYPFQLSGGMRQRVALAAALAKDPGLLIADEPTTALDVTTQAEVLALLRRLQAEREMGLVLITHDLRVARSACDRVLVMYAGALVESAPSGDLDKPAHPYTAGLLRSVPSVTHRQPVLLGIPGSVPAAADVADRCPFADRCTWTEDACTDHAPPLLDLGGRATACRRHDEIDLSFATDDTADLTVRPPVGETLLDVVDVVKVYRSTGLRPTSFTALEGVSLHVTEGESLAVVGESGSGKTTLARTVLGLTDATEGRITLGGLDITSYRKLRSGQRARARRLVQCVFQDPYSSLNPAHTIGYALTEALRQRTETNLQSEVDELLELVGLPVEHAKRLPAALSGGQRQRVAIARALAVRPRLLVCDEPVAALDVSVQAQVLEVLRRANRDLGIALLFITHDLAVARQVTDRMVVMHRGRIVEHGATADVLDAPTHPYTVRLVDSIPDTAPRTGGKTHVAQ, translated from the coding sequence ATGTTGGACGTGCGTGAGCTGACCGTCCACGACGGGCGGGCGCGCCCGCTGGTGCGCGGGGTGTCGTTCTCGGTCGAGCCGGGCGAGACGGTGGGCCTGGTCGGCGAGTCCGGTTCCGGCAAGTCGCTGACCGCGCGGGCCCTGGTCTCGCTGCTGCCGCCGGGGTTGGCGGCGGGCGGCTCGGCCCGGCTGGACGGCCGGGAACTGGTGGGGGCGAAGGACTTGCGCGGGGTGCGCGGGCACGCCGTGTCGCTGCTGATGCAGGACCCGTTCACCATGCTCAACCCGCTGACCACGATCGGCACCCACATCCAGGAGAGCCTGCCGAACCGCGGCGGTCACGGTGGCCGCGGCGGTCACGGTGGTCGGGCGGAGGTGTTGCGGCGGTTGGCGGAGGTCGGGATCACCGACCCGGCGGTGGCCGGGCGCTACCCGTTCCAGCTCTCCGGCGGGATGCGGCAGCGGGTGGCGTTGGCCGCCGCGCTGGCCAAGGACCCCGGGCTGCTGATCGCGGACGAGCCGACCACCGCGCTGGACGTGACCACGCAGGCCGAGGTGCTCGCGCTGCTGCGCCGGCTCCAGGCCGAGCGCGAGATGGGCCTGGTGCTGATCACGCACGACCTGCGGGTGGCGCGGTCGGCGTGCGACCGGGTGCTGGTGATGTACGCGGGCGCGCTGGTCGAGTCCGCGCCGTCGGGCGACCTGGACAAGCCCGCCCACCCCTACACCGCCGGGCTGCTGCGGTCGGTGCCGTCGGTGACCCACCGCCAGCCGGTGCTGCTGGGCATCCCCGGCTCGGTGCCGGCCGCCGCCGACGTGGCCGACCGGTGCCCGTTCGCGGACCGCTGCACGTGGACCGAGGACGCGTGCACCGACCACGCTCCCCCGCTGCTGGACCTGGGCGGCCGGGCCACCGCGTGCCGCCGGCACGACGAGATCGACCTGTCGTTCGCCACCGACGACACCGCGGACCTGACGGTGCGACCGCCGGTCGGCGAGACCCTGCTCGACGTCGTGGACGTGGTGAAGGTCTACCGGTCGACGGGGCTGCGCCCGACCTCGTTCACCGCGCTGGAAGGCGTGTCGCTGCACGTCACCGAGGGCGAGTCGCTGGCCGTGGTCGGCGAGTCCGGGTCGGGCAAGACCACGTTGGCCCGCACCGTGCTCGGGTTGACCGATGCCACCGAGGGCCGGATCACGTTGGGCGGCCTGGACATCACGTCGTACCGGAAGCTGCGCTCCGGCCAGCGGGCGCGGGCCCGCCGGCTGGTGCAGTGCGTGTTCCAGGACCCGTACTCGTCGCTCAACCCCGCGCACACCATCGGTTACGCCCTCACCGAAGCGCTGCGGCAGCGCACCGAGACCAACCTCCAGTCCGAAGTGGACGAACTGCTGGAACTGGTCGGGCTGCCCGTGGAGCACGCCAAGCGGCTGCCGGCGGCGCTGTCGGGCGGGCAGCGCCAGCGGGTCGCCATCGCGCGGGCGCTGGCCGTCCGGCCCCGCCTGCTGGTGTGCGACGAACCCGTTGCCGCGCTGGACGTCTCGGTGCAGGCGCAGGTGCTCGAAGTGCTCCGCCGGGCCAACCGCGATCTGGGCATCGCGCTGCTGTTCATCACCCACGACCTGGCGGTGGCCCGGCAGGTCACCGACCGGATGGTCGTGATGCACCGCGGCCGGATCGTCGAGCACGGGGCGACCGCCGACGTCCTCGACGCGCCCACCCACCCCTACACCGTCCGGCTGGTCGACTCGATCCCGGACACCGCACCACGCACTGGAGGAAAAACGCATGTCGCGCAGTGA
- a CDS encoding serine hydrolase domain-containing protein, protein MSRSEEIAAWLPGRLAELVAEHGVPGAQVAVLVDGEVVDAAAGVLNLATGVETTTDAVFQIGSITKVWTATLVMQLVDDGLLDLDEPVVRYVPDFKVADAAANAVITTRQLLNHTVGIDGDLFHDTGSGEDAVAKYLGTITEAAQIHPPGEMFSYCNSGYVVLGRIVEVLRGKPYGEVLKERIARPLGLTHLSTNATEAIMFRAALGHVPGPDGLVPAPVWSLTPSNAPAGSLLAMRARDLLGWAEAHLDGGEPIVSAASAKAMRAKQTDVPYIGLLADAWGLGWELFGWDADVFGHDGGTIGQNAFLRVSGTAKVAVALLTNSADGVKVYHDLVLPLMRDLAGAEVPETPTPPADPEPLDPDRVVGVYNTPMVGQALTVDDAGRGWLEITPLTPEARALMTPHKVEVVKLRGDSLIAVEEEHGFHQVLTLVGADDRGRAKYLFNSRAAVRTESE, encoded by the coding sequence ATGTCGCGCAGTGAAGAGATCGCCGCCTGGCTGCCCGGCCGACTCGCCGAACTGGTCGCCGAGCACGGGGTGCCGGGCGCGCAGGTGGCGGTGCTGGTGGACGGCGAGGTCGTGGACGCCGCGGCCGGCGTGCTCAACCTGGCCACCGGGGTGGAGACGACCACCGACGCGGTGTTCCAGATCGGCTCGATCACCAAGGTGTGGACCGCGACCCTGGTGATGCAGCTGGTGGACGACGGCCTGCTGGACCTCGACGAGCCGGTTGTGCGGTACGTGCCGGACTTCAAGGTGGCCGACGCGGCGGCCAACGCCGTGATCACCACCCGCCAGCTGCTCAACCACACCGTCGGCATCGACGGCGACCTGTTCCACGACACCGGCAGCGGCGAGGACGCCGTGGCGAAGTACCTGGGCACCATCACCGAGGCGGCCCAGATCCACCCGCCCGGCGAGATGTTCTCCTACTGCAACAGCGGGTACGTGGTGCTCGGCCGGATCGTCGAGGTGCTGCGCGGCAAGCCGTACGGCGAGGTGCTCAAGGAGCGCATCGCCCGCCCGCTCGGTCTCACCCACCTGTCCACCAACGCCACCGAGGCGATCATGTTCCGCGCCGCGCTGGGCCACGTGCCCGGTCCGGACGGCCTGGTGCCCGCCCCGGTCTGGTCGCTGACGCCGTCCAACGCGCCGGCCGGCTCGCTGCTGGCGATGCGCGCCCGCGACCTGCTCGGCTGGGCCGAGGCGCACCTCGACGGCGGCGAGCCGATCGTCTCGGCGGCGAGCGCGAAGGCCATGCGCGCCAAGCAGACCGACGTGCCCTACATCGGGCTGCTGGCCGACGCCTGGGGCCTGGGCTGGGAGCTGTTCGGCTGGGACGCCGACGTCTTCGGCCACGACGGCGGCACCATCGGGCAGAACGCGTTCCTGCGCGTCTCCGGCACGGCGAAGGTCGCCGTGGCGCTGCTGACCAACAGCGCGGACGGCGTGAAGGTCTACCACGACCTCGTGCTGCCGCTGATGCGCGACCTCGCCGGCGCGGAGGTCCCCGAGACCCCGACGCCCCCGGCGGACCCCGAGCCGCTGGACCCGGACCGGGTCGTCGGCGTCTACAACACGCCCATGGTCGGCCAGGCGCTGACCGTGGACGACGCGGGCCGGGGCTGGCTGGAGATCACGCCGCTGACCCCCGAGGCGCGCGCCCTGATGACCCCGCACAAGGTGGAGGTCGTGAAGCTGCGCGGCGACAGCCTGATCGCGGTCGAGGAGGAGCACGGGTTCCACCAGGTGCTCACGCTGGTCGGCGCGGACGACCGGGGCCGGGCCAAGTACCTGTTCAACAGCCGGGCCGCGGTCCGCACCGAATCGGAGTAG
- a CDS encoding S9 family peptidase — translation MAESTRAHVLDDLRLVRSPSDPTLSPDGSRAVYVLREVDGDDNTRSLWSVGRDGAPRRLTRGRADSAPRFSPDGRTIAFLREGQLWLLPVDGGEPEAVTELANGAGVPVWSPDGGRIAFAAPVGGTAAGDPVVTSSLVHKIDGAGRFRGMTSRLHVLDLADRSVEQVTDGATFVGMIAWSPDGTRLAFTDGLAIDRAAPLHVLELSTSDITTTGDGAVGGVAWIDDEPLLIATPAAGVHNNVLVRDGKPITAELDRNVMPGGGGYPGALPQSTGSALLFCARDNGCTHLYAYEGGSIRKLVGGDHVVSGLSVAGDAAVVVVSTPDHFGEVAFVDTATGELDFVTSYVEDFTDVRYARPQARSFTISDGVEVHGWLLRPPHTTGPSPLLVDVHGGPHNAWSPVRDSVHLYHQVLVEQGWSVLLLNPRASDGYGEEFLRGALGGWGSADENDFLEAVDALVRDGLVDPDRLALTGYSYGGFMSCWLPTRTDRFRAVVAGGVVADLSSMSGTSDVGSMLARFEIGDVGLLRELSPVTHADKVRSPTLVLHGEADDRCPVGQAEQWYHALLACGVETELVVYPGGSHLFILDGKPSHRLDYNRRVVDWVVAHTGGRSADDDRS, via the coding sequence ATGGCGGAATCCACCCGCGCGCACGTGCTCGACGACCTCCGGCTGGTGCGCTCGCCGAGCGATCCGACGCTCTCGCCGGACGGCAGCCGGGCGGTGTACGTCCTGCGCGAGGTCGACGGGGACGACAACACCCGGTCGCTGTGGTCGGTCGGGCGCGACGGCGCACCGCGCCGGCTCACCCGGGGCAGGGCCGACTCCGCGCCCCGGTTCTCGCCGGACGGCCGCACGATCGCGTTCCTGCGCGAGGGGCAGCTCTGGCTGCTGCCCGTCGACGGGGGCGAGCCGGAGGCGGTGACCGAACTGGCCAACGGCGCGGGCGTGCCGGTGTGGAGCCCCGACGGCGGCCGGATCGCGTTCGCCGCGCCGGTCGGCGGCACGGCCGCGGGCGACCCGGTCGTGACGTCGAGCCTGGTGCACAAGATCGACGGCGCGGGCCGGTTCCGCGGCATGACCTCGCGGCTGCACGTGCTGGACCTGGCGGACCGGTCGGTCGAGCAGGTCACCGACGGCGCGACGTTCGTCGGCATGATCGCCTGGTCGCCGGACGGGACGCGGCTGGCGTTCACCGACGGGCTCGCGATCGACCGCGCCGCACCGCTGCACGTGCTCGAACTGTCCACTTCGGACATCACGACCACGGGTGACGGCGCGGTCGGCGGGGTGGCCTGGATCGATGACGAGCCGCTGCTGATCGCCACGCCGGCCGCCGGGGTGCACAACAACGTCCTGGTGCGCGACGGCAAACCGATCACCGCCGAGCTCGACCGCAACGTGATGCCGGGCGGCGGGGGCTACCCGGGCGCGCTGCCGCAGAGCACCGGGTCCGCCCTGCTGTTCTGCGCGCGGGACAACGGGTGCACGCACCTCTACGCCTACGAGGGCGGGTCGATCCGCAAGCTCGTCGGCGGCGACCACGTGGTGTCCGGGCTGTCGGTGGCCGGTGACGCCGCCGTCGTGGTCGTGTCCACGCCGGACCACTTCGGCGAGGTCGCGTTCGTCGACACGGCCACCGGCGAACTCGACTTCGTCACCTCGTACGTCGAGGACTTCACCGATGTCCGTTACGCCAGGCCGCAAGCGCGGTCGTTCACGATCTCCGACGGCGTCGAGGTGCACGGCTGGCTGCTGCGCCCACCGCACACCACCGGGCCGTCGCCACTGCTGGTGGACGTGCACGGCGGCCCGCACAACGCGTGGAGCCCGGTGCGCGACTCGGTGCACCTGTACCACCAGGTGCTGGTCGAGCAGGGCTGGTCGGTCCTGCTGCTCAACCCGCGCGCCAGCGACGGGTACGGCGAGGAGTTCCTGCGCGGTGCGCTCGGCGGCTGGGGTTCGGCCGACGAGAACGACTTCCTGGAGGCCGTCGACGCCCTGGTGCGCGACGGCCTGGTCGACCCGGACCGGTTGGCGCTCACCGGGTACAGCTACGGCGGCTTCATGTCGTGCTGGCTGCCCACCCGGACCGACCGGTTCCGCGCGGTGGTCGCGGGCGGTGTGGTGGCCGACCTGTCCAGCATGTCCGGCACGTCCGACGTGGGCTCCATGCTCGCCCGGTTCGAGATCGGCGACGTCGGGCTGCTGCGCGAGCTGTCGCCGGTCACGCACGCCGACAAGGTGCGCAGCCCGACGCTCGTGCTGCACGGCGAGGCCGACGACCGGTGCCCGGTCGGGCAGGCCGAGCAGTGGTACCACGCGCTGCTGGCCTGCGGGGTCGAGACGGAGCTGGTGGTGTACCCCGGTGGCAGTCACCTGTTCATCCTCGACGGCAAGCCGTCGCACCGGCTGGACTACAACCGGCGGGTGGTGGACTGGGTGGTGGCCCACACCGGAGGGCGGTCGGCGGATGACGACCGTTCCTGA
- a CDS encoding helix-turn-helix domain-containing protein: MPRPPLDGLIDDLYYLEGASPYDRLTLPPMPAALLVVNLGAPLRIRAGTDIEMAEYADGCVLTTPTRAVEFGYPLRTRSVGVHFKPWGLAPFLPMPAAELRDRPVTVEQVWGRPAVAGLRDRLAAADGPREMLTLLEEELVRRLSENPGLGLVRHTSGVIAATGGAVAIGDLGEAAGVSGTHLAQRFKELVGVTPKRLARTYRFAAAVFAIDPAGPVDWGRLAGAAGYFDQAHFGHEFRAFTGLTPTRYVEVRRRFLREHPGHALDGWPLPAD; this comes from the coding sequence GTGCCGCGACCGCCGCTGGACGGGCTGATCGACGACCTCTACTACCTGGAGGGTGCGTCGCCGTACGACCGGCTGACGTTGCCGCCGATGCCGGCGGCGCTGCTCGTCGTCAACCTCGGGGCGCCGTTGCGCATCCGCGCCGGCACCGACATCGAGATGGCCGAGTACGCCGACGGCTGCGTGCTCACCACACCCACCCGCGCGGTGGAGTTCGGCTACCCGCTCCGGACCCGGTCCGTCGGCGTGCACTTCAAGCCGTGGGGGTTGGCGCCGTTCCTGCCGATGCCCGCGGCCGAGCTGCGGGACCGGCCGGTGACGGTGGAGCAGGTGTGGGGCCGGCCCGCCGTCGCCGGGCTGCGGGACCGGCTGGCCGCAGCGGACGGACCGCGCGAGATGCTGACGCTGCTGGAGGAGGAGCTGGTGCGACGGCTGTCCGAGAACCCCGGTCTCGGGCTGGTCCGCCACACGAGCGGCGTCATCGCGGCGACCGGCGGGGCGGTGGCGATCGGCGACCTGGGCGAGGCGGCCGGTGTCAGCGGCACTCATCTGGCGCAGCGGTTCAAGGAGCTCGTCGGCGTCACGCCGAAGCGGCTGGCCCGCACCTACCGCTTCGCCGCCGCCGTGTTCGCGATCGACCCCGCCGGACCGGTCGACTGGGGCCGGCTCGCCGGTGCCGCGGGCTACTTCGACCAGGCCCACTTCGGCCACGAGTTCCGGGCGTTCACCGGGCTCACGCCGACCCGGTACGTCGAGGTCCGGCGACGGTTCCTGCGCGAACACCCCGGCCACGCGCTGGACGGCTGGCCGCTGCCGGCCGATTGA
- a CDS encoding dihydrofolate reductase family protein: MGKVVMYSSVSVDGFVADDDDQPGPLFDWLSGGDVPLDGSGALKVSQTSYDYTRPYWDRIGVTIVGRHVFDLTDGWDGEPPGGIDHVVVVTHRPRPEGWDPGAPFHFVDGVEAAVAKAQELAGDRLVEVAAGDVGGQVLAAGLVDEVRMDVVPVVFGSGKRYFGSVDARHLLEDPDAVIQGNRVLHLRYQVRR; the protein is encoded by the coding sequence GTGGGCAAGGTGGTCATGTACAGCTCGGTGTCGGTGGACGGCTTCGTCGCGGACGACGACGACCAGCCCGGACCGCTGTTCGACTGGTTGTCCGGCGGTGACGTCCCGTTGGACGGGAGCGGCGCGCTGAAGGTGTCGCAGACCTCCTACGACTACACCCGGCCGTACTGGGACCGGATCGGGGTGACGATCGTCGGCCGCCACGTCTTCGACCTGACCGACGGCTGGGACGGCGAGCCGCCGGGCGGGATCGACCACGTGGTCGTCGTGACGCACCGGCCGCGGCCCGAGGGCTGGGACCCCGGGGCGCCGTTCCACTTCGTCGACGGCGTCGAGGCGGCCGTGGCCAAGGCGCAGGAACTGGCGGGTGACCGCCTGGTCGAGGTCGCCGCCGGCGACGTCGGCGGCCAGGTGCTCGCCGCCGGCCTGGTCGACGAGGTGCGCATGGACGTCGTACCCGTCGTGTTCGGGTCCGGCAAGCGCTACTTCGGGTCGGTCGACGCTCGGCACCTGTTGGAGGACCCGGACGCGGTGATCCAGGGCAACCGGGTGCTTCACCTGCGCTACCAGGTCCGCCGCTGA
- a CDS encoding FtsX-like permease family protein, with protein MRGLAWQLVKARKLAFIGAFIAVLCGSAVVAACGMLMESGIRSGVPTERYAAAAVVVGGEQSIKPEGVNVMDAQQVGTLPTVSRDLVGRIEAVPGVGKVVGETTFAARAVTGGGLVEVLGHDWDSAVLTPYELRDGRQPGSADEVVVDASLAQRAGIAVGGRLDVMTTSTPVGYDVVGIAAPAGKDGLAKQTGLYFTAEQATRLAGTEGRFHAIGVLADGDAADLADRVEEALKDDHVIVAAGQDRGTVEFASVGQSRVMLMAISGSFGGIALLVAGFVVAGTLTLAMDQRRREIALLRAIAATPRQIAKLIGSEVVLVAGVAAALGAGAGVFVGQGLREAFVEIGVMPADFALSVGPIPLLVAFLTGLGVARLSASIAARKPSRIPPTEALGEASVERRDVGWVRTLIGLVFLAGSVAMATVPLYLHTEIALGMAGLSALLAVIGVALLGPRAVAPIMWLVTAPLSKLGVTGYLAAANNRANLRRLASALTPLMLSIAFAVVNFFSQTVATAAAVQESEQVMKTDYAVTAPGGVSPEVAQAARRIDGVAAAGSMVRTQVTVLTEEVGETAGGGRQLRAHRMPALGLNQVGDNVDLGVTSGSLDDLRGNTVAVSENQAGSQEVALGGDLKLYLDDGQQATLKVVAVYERDLAYGGYVLPADLARAHSTTRLDSSTLVKLEPGADHAAVRAELTRLGERYPGLTTMGQGELGPAERGDRYVQFWVNLVAVGVILGYIAIAVANTLVLSTAQRRREFALLRLVGGTRRQVVRMMRAEAGTLVGIAVVVGTLIAALPLVLLSVGFMGTPVPSGPIGVYLGIIGFAALLGFLALGVPTRLALRARPVDAIGMRE; from the coding sequence GTGCGCGGTCTGGCGTGGCAGCTGGTCAAGGCGCGCAAGCTCGCCTTCATAGGCGCGTTCATCGCGGTCCTGTGCGGTTCGGCGGTGGTCGCGGCGTGCGGCATGTTGATGGAGTCCGGCATCCGGTCCGGGGTGCCCACCGAGCGGTACGCGGCGGCGGCGGTGGTGGTCGGCGGCGAGCAGTCGATCAAGCCCGAGGGCGTCAACGTGATGGACGCGCAGCAGGTCGGGACGCTGCCCACGGTGTCCCGCGACCTCGTCGGCAGGATCGAGGCCGTGCCCGGCGTCGGGAAGGTGGTCGGCGAGACCACGTTCGCCGCCCGCGCGGTCACCGGCGGCGGTCTGGTCGAGGTGCTCGGCCACGACTGGGACTCCGCCGTGCTCACCCCCTACGAACTGCGCGACGGGCGGCAGCCCGGCTCGGCGGACGAGGTGGTGGTGGACGCCTCGCTGGCCCAGCGGGCCGGGATCGCCGTCGGCGGCCGGCTCGACGTGATGACCACGTCCACCCCCGTCGGCTACGACGTGGTCGGCATCGCCGCACCGGCCGGCAAGGACGGGCTGGCCAAGCAGACCGGCCTCTACTTCACCGCCGAGCAGGCCACCCGGCTGGCCGGCACCGAGGGCCGGTTCCACGCCATCGGCGTGCTCGCCGACGGTGACGCGGCCGACCTCGCCGACCGGGTCGAGGAGGCGCTCAAGGACGACCACGTGATCGTCGCCGCCGGCCAGGACCGGGGCACGGTCGAGTTCGCCTCGGTCGGCCAGTCGCGGGTGATGCTGATGGCGATCTCCGGGTCGTTCGGCGGGATCGCGCTGCTCGTGGCGGGCTTCGTCGTGGCCGGCACGCTGACCCTGGCGATGGACCAGCGGCGGCGGGAGATCGCGCTGCTGCGGGCGATCGCGGCCACCCCCAGGCAGATCGCGAAGCTGATCGGCTCCGAGGTCGTGCTGGTGGCGGGCGTCGCCGCCGCGCTGGGTGCCGGGGCGGGCGTCTTCGTCGGGCAGGGCCTGCGCGAGGCGTTCGTCGAGATCGGTGTCATGCCGGCCGACTTCGCGCTGTCCGTCGGCCCGATCCCGCTGCTCGTCGCGTTCCTGACGGGGCTCGGCGTGGCGCGCCTGTCGGCGTCGATCGCGGCCCGCAAGCCGTCCCGCATCCCGCCCACCGAGGCGCTGGGCGAGGCGTCGGTCGAACGGCGTGACGTCGGCTGGGTGCGGACGCTCATCGGCCTGGTGTTCCTGGCCGGCAGCGTCGCGATGGCCACCGTCCCGCTGTACCTGCACACCGAGATCGCGCTGGGCATGGCGGGCCTGTCGGCGCTGCTCGCGGTGATCGGCGTCGCGCTGCTCGGGCCCCGGGCCGTCGCGCCGATCATGTGGCTGGTCACCGCGCCGCTGTCGAAGCTGGGCGTCACCGGCTACCTGGCGGCGGCGAACAACCGGGCCAACCTGCGCCGGCTGGCCTCCGCGCTGACCCCGCTGATGCTCTCGATCGCCTTCGCGGTGGTCAACTTCTTCAGCCAGACCGTGGCGACGGCCGCCGCCGTGCAGGAGTCCGAGCAGGTCATGAAGACCGACTACGCGGTGACCGCGCCCGGCGGCGTCTCCCCCGAGGTGGCGCAGGCCGCGCGGCGGATCGACGGCGTCGCCGCGGCCGGGTCGATGGTCCGCACGCAGGTGACCGTCCTCACCGAGGAGGTCGGCGAGACGGCCGGCGGGGGCCGGCAGCTCCGCGCGCACCGCATGCCCGCGCTCGGTCTGAACCAGGTGGGGGACAACGTCGACCTCGGTGTCACGTCCGGTTCGCTGGACGACCTGCGCGGCAACACGGTCGCGGTGAGCGAGAACCAGGCGGGCAGCCAGGAGGTCGCGCTCGGCGGCGACCTCAAGCTGTACCTGGACGACGGGCAGCAGGCGACGCTGAAGGTGGTCGCCGTCTACGAGCGCGACCTGGCCTACGGCGGCTACGTGCTGCCCGCCGACCTGGCCCGCGCCCACAGCACGACCAGGCTGGACAGCTCGACGCTGGTCAAGCTGGAGCCCGGCGCGGACCACGCGGCGGTACGGGCGGAGCTGACCCGGCTGGGCGAGCGGTACCCCGGCCTGACCACGATGGGCCAGGGCGAGCTGGGCCCGGCCGAGCGCGGTGACCGGTACGTCCAGTTCTGGGTGAACCTGGTCGCGGTGGGCGTGATCCTCGGCTACATCGCCATCGCGGTGGCCAACACGCTGGTGCTCTCCACGGCGCAGCGCCGGCGCGAGTTCGCGCTGCTGCGGCTGGTCGGCGGCACCCGCCGGCAGGTGGTCCGGATGATGCGGGCCGAGGCGGGCACGCTGGTGGGCATCGCGGTCGTGGTCGGCACGCTGATCGCCGCCCTGCCGCTGGTGCTGCTCAGCGTCGGCTTCATGGGCACGCCGGTGCCGAGCGGGCCGATCGGGGTCTACCTCGGGATCATCGGGTTCGCCGCGCTGCTCGGCTTCCTGGCGCTGGGCGTGCCGACGCGGCTGGCGTTGCGGGCGAGGCCCGTGGACGCGATCGGGATGCGCGAGTGA
- a CDS encoding ABC transporter ATP-binding protein, which produces MVAGTVTVDTALRLESVSKVYGSGANAVTALDGVTVGLRRGAFTAVMGPSGSGKSTFLHCAAGLDRPTSGRVLLGGTDLAGMSENALTELRRQRIGFVFQAYNLIPSLTVEQNITLPLRFAGVKPDQGWLREIVERVGIGNRLGHRPAELSGGQQQRVAIARALVTRPEVLLADEPTGALDTRTGRQVLELLRGLVDTVGQTVLMVTHDPIAASFAHSVVFLADGRLAGELHQPTPNEIVRRLTGLGEW; this is translated from the coding sequence ATGGTGGCAGGAACGGTGACCGTGGACACCGCGTTGCGGCTGGAGTCGGTGAGCAAGGTCTACGGCTCGGGCGCGAACGCGGTCACCGCGCTGGACGGTGTCACGGTCGGGCTGCGCCGTGGCGCGTTCACCGCGGTGATGGGCCCGTCCGGGTCGGGCAAGAGCACGTTCCTGCACTGCGCGGCGGGGCTGGACCGGCCGACGTCGGGCCGGGTGCTGCTGGGCGGGACGGACCTGGCCGGGATGTCGGAGAACGCGCTCACCGAGCTGCGCCGGCAGCGCATCGGGTTCGTCTTCCAGGCCTACAACCTGATCCCGTCGCTCACCGTCGAGCAGAACATCACGCTGCCGCTGCGGTTCGCCGGGGTGAAGCCCGACCAGGGCTGGCTGCGCGAGATCGTGGAGCGGGTCGGCATCGGCAACCGGCTGGGCCACCGCCCGGCCGAGCTGTCCGGCGGCCAGCAGCAGCGGGTGGCCATCGCGCGGGCCCTGGTGACCCGGCCGGAGGTGCTGCTCGCCGACGAGCCGACCGGGGCGCTGGACACCCGGACCGGCCGGCAGGTGCTGGAGCTGCTGCGCGGCCTGGTGGACACCGTGGGCCAGACCGTGCTGATGGTCACCCACGACCCGATCGCGGCGTCGTTCGCGCACAGCGTGGTGTTCCTCGCGGACGGCCGGCTGGCCGGCGAGCTGCACCAGCCGACGCCGAACGAGATCGTGCGCCGCCTGACCGGTCTCGGGGAGTGGTGA